One window of the Paenibacillus beijingensis genome contains the following:
- a CDS encoding Na(+)/H(+) antiporter subunit C — protein MELYMSLAIGVLFAVGVYLILSKSLLRIILGTSLLTHGVHLLLLTMSRPKKGAPPLLGEHAKSYVDPLPQALILTSIVISFGVTSFFFVLAYKAYQKLGTDDMEQLKGDQDE, from the coding sequence ATGGAGCTGTACATGTCTTTGGCGATCGGCGTGCTGTTTGCGGTCGGCGTCTATCTCATTTTGTCCAAAAGCTTGCTGCGCATCATTCTCGGCACCTCGCTGCTTACCCACGGCGTCCACTTGCTGCTGCTGACGATGTCCCGGCCCAAAAAAGGAGCGCCGCCGCTGCTCGGCGAGCATGCGAAGTCATATGTCGATCCGCTTCCGCAGGCTCTTATTTTGACGTCGATTGTGATCAGCTTCGGGGTCACCTCGTTCTTCTTCGTGCTGGCCTATAAAGCGTATCAAAAGCTCGGCACCGACGATATGGAGCAGCTGAAGGGAGACCAAGATGAATAA
- a CDS encoding ArnT family glycosyltransferase, which translates to MIKTSKWPAILVGLVVFTLELVVGIWMAHVNLFLPGDALSRVANAYYVLYSRDPHLGAIGFIWNPLPSLLEIPILLFKPLLPELATEGLVGVLLTSSFAAATAVLLFRHYRARGHSIWIALTFVALFSFNPFIFLYGSNGMSEILFIFFLVWAVTSLLDWMDSQKVVSVIFSGFALAFAFLTRYETVAFGAFMALGVALIILRRRIVADEKQSFRVTYHRFEATELIFMLPVIYTGLLWILLNYTIMGDPLYFLRSNYSNIGQSAGLSSNLTIGPVIGNLTAALRFSWEKSVCFLLPLIAIIGMRLTRKELFRVEFFLLLLMITAIPIMQVYMLYKGSSYGWFRFFVYPLPMIAAWLPYELQKQKSQRKLIYILSCLLTFMLLVSSSIWTGRIMQNATLAQEEYEAIHFSESSTHQQILMAKQIASDLDQRIEEKKVTVLMDSFVSFWTILYSKHPDHLVITSDRDFAESLLDPVGSDIDYILVPKPEAIAALEAVNQKYGDFYFKGTDFAVLDTEYGDKWRLFRVIQKDKGNQPVQQ; encoded by the coding sequence ATGATCAAAACGAGCAAATGGCCGGCCATCCTGGTTGGGCTGGTCGTCTTCACCCTTGAGCTTGTTGTAGGAATATGGATGGCGCATGTAAATTTATTTCTCCCGGGTGATGCGCTCAGTCGTGTTGCAAACGCATATTATGTATTGTACAGCCGTGATCCGCATCTGGGGGCGATCGGCTTTATTTGGAATCCGCTGCCAAGCTTGCTGGAAATCCCTATTTTATTATTCAAACCATTGTTGCCGGAGCTTGCTACGGAAGGGCTTGTAGGTGTACTGCTGACGAGCAGTTTTGCGGCTGCCACTGCAGTTTTGTTATTCCGCCATTACAGAGCTAGAGGGCATTCGATATGGATCGCCTTGACTTTTGTCGCGTTGTTCTCCTTTAATCCGTTTATTTTTTTGTATGGCTCAAATGGAATGAGCGAAATCCTCTTTATCTTTTTTCTGGTTTGGGCAGTTACTTCTTTGTTGGATTGGATGGACAGCCAAAAAGTCGTTTCTGTCATTTTTTCCGGATTTGCGCTTGCCTTTGCGTTTTTAACCCGTTATGAAACGGTCGCTTTCGGAGCCTTTATGGCGCTGGGCGTCGCTCTCATTATTTTGAGGCGGAGGATTGTTGCAGATGAAAAGCAGTCTTTCCGGGTAACCTATCATAGATTCGAAGCGACCGAACTGATTTTCATGCTTCCCGTAATATATACCGGCCTTTTGTGGATTTTGCTGAATTACACGATTATGGGCGATCCACTATATTTTCTGCGTTCGAATTATTCGAATATAGGACAGTCGGCGGGATTGTCCAGCAATCTAACGATTGGACCGGTAATTGGGAATTTAACGGCTGCATTGCGATTTTCATGGGAAAAAAGTGTTTGTTTTTTGCTTCCATTAATTGCAATCATCGGAATGAGATTAACTAGAAAAGAGTTGTTTCGAGTTGAATTCTTCCTGCTCCTGTTAATGATAACGGCTATTCCAATCATGCAGGTATATATGCTTTACAAAGGCTCCTCATACGGATGGTTTCGCTTCTTTGTTTATCCGCTTCCTATGATAGCGGCATGGCTGCCCTATGAGTTACAGAAGCAAAAATCTCAAAGAAAGCTGATCTATATTCTCAGTTGTCTGCTAACCTTCATGTTACTGGTATCCAGCTCAATTTGGACAGGACGGATCATGCAAAATGCCACTCTGGCACAAGAAGAATATGAAGCAATCCATTTCTCTGAAAGTTCGACACATCAACAAATCCTAATGGCTAAACAAATTGCCAGCGATTTGGACCAAAGAATTGAGGAAAAAAAAGTAACAGTGTTGATGGATTCTTTCGTTTCATTCTGGACGATTCTATATTCTAAACATCCTGATCATCTTGTCATAACAAGCGACAGGGATTTTGCAGAGTCATTACTCGACCCTGTTGGCAGCGATATTGATTATATTTTGGTGCCCAAACCGGAGGCAATTGCAGCGCTGGAAGCAGTAAATCAGAAATACGGCGACTTTTATTTTAAAGGGACAGATTTTGCAGTTCTAGATACAGAATATGGTGACAAGTGGAGATTGTTCCGGGTCATTCAAAAAGACAAAGGCAATCAACCGGTTCAACAGTAA
- a CDS encoding Na+/H+ antiporter subunit A yields the protein MSLLHVAIIVPFLLASAVPLLGRLLRRVHAGWLVLPGPAVLFGYFVSRIPFVRQGGEFASLPWMPSLGIDFTVQLDGLSLLFALLISGIGSLVVLYSIFYLDKNKEQVRTFYVYLLLFMGAMLGVVLSDNMMVLYGFWELTSISSFLLIAFWHHRERSRYGALKSMLITVFGGLAMLAGFILLYVMSGTFSIRGIIDQAGTLAAHELFIPAMLLILLGAFTKSAQFPFHIWLPDAMEAPTPVSAYLHSATMVKAGLYLVARFNPFFAGAAEWFWLVSGFGLMTLIYGSFRALKQTDLKAMLAFSTVSQLGLIMSLLGLGSAAASAAGAEALLYTGAVTAAVFHIVNHAAFKGALFMVADIVDHETGTRDIRKLGGLLPLMPVTFTIALFGTFSMAGLPPFGGYLSKEMFLMAVLDTLHMDVWNAQTWSVLIPAVAWMASVFTFVYSMILLFRTFTGPLQPDKLERKPHEAPLGMLIPPAVLGLLALVFGLFPNLLSHSLIEPAIAAIVPRTLPADEHLAVHIAFWHGWTPEVFMTAGIIAAGIVLYKLHRWFKPLREPLFTRISLNRAYDWSLSTAERGAARLTGAYMTGSVRDYLSYIFVFFIAALGITMFLSGSLRIDMSQYAPLSLYEAVIIAVLIVSAAAVPFARSRLMAIIWTGAAGYMVTLFFVLFRAPDLALTQMIVETVSVTLFLLCFYHLPKLKREVSALRFKLTNFLIATGVGAVVTLIALGASGSPTFGSISEFFLQESYHSAGGKNVVNVILVDFRGFDTLLEITVLGIASLGIYALIKLSLDPDDAAGGSRLRTGRREPHAVRMKGKRRPDIHLPASNDVILRTVSKAVIFLILTFALYLFFSGHHEPGGGFIAALLTSSALVLLSMAFGMNTMEQVIPVDFRSLTAAGLMIALLTGIGSFLFDAPFLSHAFGYFDLPLLGRTELATAVLFDLGVYLSVVGVTMTIIFTIGRDI from the coding sequence TTGTCTTTGCTGCACGTTGCGATCATCGTACCTTTTTTGCTTGCATCCGCTGTGCCGCTGCTCGGCAGGCTGCTGCGCCGCGTTCATGCCGGATGGCTCGTCCTTCCGGGACCGGCCGTATTGTTCGGTTATTTTGTAAGCCGCATTCCGTTCGTCCGGCAAGGAGGGGAATTCGCGTCACTGCCTTGGATGCCGTCGCTCGGCATCGATTTTACCGTTCAGCTGGATGGGCTCAGCTTATTGTTCGCCCTGTTGATTTCCGGCATCGGCTCGCTTGTCGTTCTTTATTCCATCTTTTATTTGGATAAAAACAAGGAGCAGGTTCGAACCTTCTACGTCTATCTGCTGCTGTTCATGGGTGCGATGCTCGGCGTCGTGCTCTCGGATAACATGATGGTCCTGTACGGTTTCTGGGAGCTGACGAGCATCTCGTCATTTCTGCTGATCGCCTTCTGGCATCATCGGGAACGGTCCCGCTACGGCGCGCTCAAATCGATGCTGATCACCGTATTCGGCGGACTCGCGATGCTGGCGGGATTCATTCTCCTGTATGTGATGAGCGGCACGTTCAGCATTCGCGGCATCATCGATCAGGCGGGCACGCTGGCCGCTCACGAATTATTTATTCCGGCCATGCTGCTGATCCTGCTTGGTGCGTTTACGAAGTCCGCGCAATTTCCGTTTCACATCTGGCTGCCGGATGCGATGGAGGCCCCGACGCCGGTCAGCGCGTATTTGCATTCGGCGACGATGGTGAAGGCGGGGCTCTATCTCGTTGCCCGGTTCAATCCGTTCTTTGCGGGAGCGGCGGAGTGGTTCTGGCTCGTCTCGGGATTCGGGCTGATGACGCTCATTTACGGCTCGTTCCGGGCGCTAAAGCAGACGGATTTGAAGGCGATGCTCGCATTTTCAACCGTCAGTCAATTGGGCCTCATCATGAGCCTGCTCGGATTAGGCTCCGCCGCCGCTTCCGCTGCGGGGGCGGAAGCGCTGCTTTATACCGGGGCGGTTACGGCCGCCGTCTTCCACATTGTGAATCACGCCGCCTTCAAAGGCGCGCTGTTCATGGTGGCCGACATCGTCGACCATGAAACGGGGACGCGCGACATCCGCAAGCTGGGCGGCCTGCTGCCGCTTATGCCTGTCACGTTCACGATTGCGCTGTTCGGCACGTTTTCGATGGCGGGCCTGCCGCCGTTTGGCGGATATTTGAGCAAAGAGATGTTCCTGATGGCGGTGCTGGACACGCTTCATATGGACGTCTGGAACGCGCAGACGTGGAGCGTGCTCATTCCGGCCGTCGCCTGGATGGCGAGCGTGTTCACCTTCGTCTACAGCATGATTCTGCTGTTTCGGACGTTTACCGGTCCGCTGCAGCCGGACAAGCTGGAGCGCAAGCCCCATGAAGCGCCGCTCGGCATGCTTATTCCGCCCGCTGTGCTCGGGCTGCTGGCGCTCGTGTTCGGGCTGTTCCCGAACCTGCTCTCTCACTCGCTTATCGAGCCGGCGATAGCCGCGATTGTACCGCGCACGCTGCCGGCGGATGAGCACCTCGCCGTTCATATCGCCTTCTGGCACGGCTGGACTCCGGAAGTGTTCATGACGGCGGGCATTATTGCGGCCGGCATCGTTCTTTATAAGCTGCACAGGTGGTTTAAGCCGCTGCGCGAGCCGCTGTTCACCCGCATCTCGCTGAACCGCGCTTACGACTGGAGCCTAAGTACAGCCGAGCGGGGGGCAGCCCGCCTGACGGGCGCCTATATGACCGGCTCGGTACGCGATTACTTGAGCTACATCTTCGTCTTCTTCATCGCGGCGCTCGGGATTACGATGTTCCTGTCGGGCTCGCTCCGGATCGACATGTCGCAGTATGCGCCGCTTTCCCTATATGAAGCGGTCATTATCGCCGTGCTGATTGTCTCGGCCGCGGCCGTGCCGTTTGCCCGCTCGCGGCTGATGGCCATAATTTGGACCGGTGCGGCGGGTTATATGGTGACGCTGTTCTTCGTGCTGTTCCGGGCGCCGGACTTGGCGCTGACGCAAATGATCGTCGAAACGGTATCCGTCACGTTGTTCCTGCTCTGCTTTTACCACCTGCCCAAATTAAAAAGGGAAGTGTCCGCGCTGAGGTTCAAGCTGACCAATTTCTTGATCGCGACCGGCGTTGGCGCTGTCGTCACGTTAATCGCGCTGGGAGCAAGCGGCAGCCCGACGTTCGGCTCGATCTCCGAGTTCTTTCTGCAGGAAAGCTATCATTCGGCGGGCGGGAAAAATGTGGTGAACGTCATTCTCGTCGATTTCAGAGGATTCGATACGCTGCTGGAAATTACGGTGCTCGGCATTGCGTCGCTCGGCATCTACGCGCTCATCAAGCTCAGCCTGGATCCGGACGATGCCGCCGGCGGCTCGCGGTTGCGCACCGGCCGCCGGGAGCCGCACGCGGTGCGCATGAAGGGCAAGAGGCGGCCGGACATTCATCTGCCCGCAAGCAACGATGTCATCCTGAGGACGGTATCGAAAGCGGTCATTTTTCTCATCCTGACGTTCGCCTTGTACCTGTTTTTCTCCGGTCACCATGAGCCGGGCGGAGGTTTTATCGCGGCGCTGTTGACCTCATCGGCGCTCGTGCTGCTATCCATGGCCTTCGGCATGAACACGATGGAGCAGGTCATCCCGGTCGACTTCCGCAGCTTGACGGCAGCCGGACTGATGATCGCCCTGCTGACGGGGATCGGCTCGTTCCTGTTCGACGCGCCGTTCCTCAGCCATGCGTTCGGTTATTTCGATTTGCCGCTGCTCGGCAGGACGGAGCTGGCGACGGCCGTGCTGTTTGATCTGGGCGTCTATTTGTCCGTCGTAGGCGTCACGATGACCATCATTTTTACGATAGGGAGGGACATATAG
- a CDS encoding ABC transporter permease: protein MFDFWQLVRNENMKLYRRIRTWIMLAFPVIGVLAVSLIANSVSSGQPSMWTMMLYESLVMLQLVTIFTVVVAADSVAGEFSAGTIKLLLIRPWSRSKILLSKYVSLLLFSLLSTVILFAAAVVINMIVFGYSGGQASAIADLGTNLNVGVWNYMLSYYALQWISMVVVITLAFMLSTVFRSNGLAIGLSLFIVLMGSTIATLLRAMMERYEWIEYIFLVHLNLTGYLSGAPGDNGMTFGFSLGVLAVYYVLFLAVTWTLFRKRDVAA from the coding sequence TTGTTTGATTTTTGGCAGCTGGTTCGAAACGAAAATATGAAGCTGTACCGGCGCATCCGCACGTGGATCATGCTCGCGTTTCCGGTGATCGGCGTGCTTGCCGTCTCCCTCATTGCCAACTCCGTCAGCAGCGGGCAGCCTTCCATGTGGACGATGATGCTGTACGAGTCGCTTGTTATGCTCCAACTCGTGACGATCTTCACCGTTGTCGTGGCGGCGGACAGCGTCGCCGGGGAATTTTCGGCGGGAACGATCAAGCTGCTGCTCATTCGGCCGTGGTCCCGTTCCAAAATTTTATTGTCCAAATATGTTTCGCTGCTGCTCTTTTCGCTGCTTAGTACGGTCATTCTGTTTGCGGCCGCAGTTGTGATCAACATGATCGTATTCGGCTACAGCGGAGGGCAAGCGTCCGCGATTGCGGATCTGGGCACGAATCTAAACGTCGGCGTCTGGAATTATATGCTTTCTTATTACGCGCTGCAGTGGATTTCCATGGTCGTTGTCATTACGCTTGCATTTATGCTGTCCACCGTCTTCCGCAGCAACGGACTTGCGATCGGCCTGTCGCTGTTCATCGTGCTGATGGGCTCGACGATTGCGACACTGCTGCGGGCGATGATGGAAAGATATGAATGGATCGAATACATTTTCCTCGTCCATTTGAATCTGACCGGCTATTTGAGCGGCGCCCCGGGCGACAACGGAATGACGTTCGGATTTTCGCTCGGCGTGCTTGCCGTCTATTACGTTCTGTTCCTCGCGGTTACGTGGACGCTGTTCCGCAAACGCGATGTGGCGGCGTAA
- the mnhG gene encoding monovalent cation/H(+) antiporter subunit G — protein sequence MGAGELLIGLLVLFGALVSALSAFGLIRLPDVYLRSHAATKSATLGVLAVLTGAFLYFMFYLGHVSAKLLLGIVFVFMTGPVAGHLNGRAAYRTGVSLWRHSVRDDLKGELKRAREEREKREVREEREEW from the coding sequence ATGGGAGCCGGTGAGCTGCTGATCGGCCTGCTGGTGCTGTTCGGCGCTTTGGTCAGCGCGCTCAGCGCGTTTGGACTGATCCGGCTTCCGGACGTCTACTTGAGGTCGCATGCCGCGACCAAAAGCGCGACGCTCGGCGTGCTTGCCGTATTAACCGGCGCATTTCTTTATTTTATGTTTTACCTCGGCCATGTGAGTGCAAAGCTGTTACTAGGCATCGTGTTTGTCTTTATGACCGGGCCGGTGGCGGGCCACTTGAACGGGCGGGCGGCTTACCGGACGGGCGTTTCCTTGTGGCGGCACAGCGTGCGGGACGATCTGAAGGGCGAGTTGAAGCGCGCGCGGGAGGAACGGGAGAAGCGGGAAGTACGCGAGGAGCGGGAGGAATGGTAG
- a CDS encoding Na+/H+ antiporter subunit E produces the protein MALQILLNLVVAVVWMFLSGEWSYPRFAVGYLLGMALIGLLHRFWPEGFYMKRVWAVVKLLLLFLKELVVSSFTVMGQIVRPKLNIRPGIFAYATELKSDWEVTLLSCLICLTPGTLTLDVSRDGRTLYIHAMDIEDTELLSKQIKGTFEKAIMEVTR, from the coding sequence ATGGCGCTGCAAATTTTGTTGAATCTCGTCGTTGCTGTCGTTTGGATGTTTCTATCGGGTGAATGGTCCTATCCGCGGTTTGCGGTCGGCTATTTGCTCGGCATGGCGCTGATCGGTCTGCTGCATCGTTTCTGGCCGGAGGGGTTTTATATGAAACGGGTGTGGGCCGTCGTCAAGCTGCTGCTGCTGTTTCTGAAAGAGCTGGTCGTCTCCAGCTTCACTGTCATGGGCCAGATCGTCCGGCCGAAGCTGAATATCCGCCCCGGAATATTCGCGTATGCTACCGAGCTGAAATCGGATTGGGAAGTCACGTTGCTCTCCTGTCTCATCTGCCTGACGCCGGGGACGCTGACGCTGGACGTGTCGCGGGACGGACGCACCTTATACATTCACGCGATGGACATTGAAGACACGGAGCTGCTGTCGAAGCAGATTAAAGGAACATTTGAAAAAGCGATAATGGAGGTGACCCGCTAA
- a CDS encoding ABC transporter ATP-binding protein, with the protein MSAEPIVQLRDVTKRIGNRTIIDKLTLDVPRGEVFGFLGPNGSGKTTTIRMMVGLMSLTDGEIVIGGSSIRTEFEKAIRHVGAIVENPEMYKYLTGYQNLLHYARMIPGITKERIDEVAELVGLKERINEKVRGYSLGMRQRLGVAQAILHKPSLLILDEPTNGLDPAGIRELRDYLRRLAQAENTAVFVSSHLLSEMELMCDRVAIIQTGKLIDVRPIREVNAAAVAVAVVRLEVDRPEEAARLLGAFNARVEDGQLAVEADRESVADINKQLVEAGLRVYGIRTVSKSLEDQFLEITGGEQIV; encoded by the coding sequence ATGTCGGCTGAACCGATTGTTCAACTGCGCGATGTGACAAAGCGGATTGGAAACCGCACCATTATTGACAAACTGACGCTTGATGTGCCGCGGGGGGAAGTGTTCGGATTTCTGGGACCGAACGGATCGGGCAAAACGACGACGATTCGCATGATGGTAGGACTTATGTCCCTCACGGATGGGGAGATCGTCATCGGCGGCTCCAGCATCCGCACCGAATTCGAGAAGGCGATCCGCCATGTCGGCGCGATTGTCGAAAATCCGGAGATGTACAAATATTTGACCGGTTATCAAAATTTGCTGCATTACGCCCGGATGATTCCCGGCATTACGAAAGAGAGAATTGATGAGGTTGCGGAGCTTGTCGGCCTGAAAGAGAGAATCAACGAGAAGGTGCGCGGCTATTCGCTCGGCATGCGGCAGCGTCTGGGCGTGGCGCAGGCGATTCTGCACAAGCCTTCGCTGCTCATTCTGGACGAGCCGACGAACGGTCTCGACCCGGCCGGCATCCGCGAGCTGCGGGATTATTTGCGCCGGCTGGCGCAGGCAGAGAATACGGCAGTATTCGTCTCCAGCCATTTGCTGTCCGAGATGGAGCTGATGTGCGACCGCGTCGCCATTATCCAGACGGGCAAGCTGATCGATGTCCGTCCGATCCGCGAAGTAAACGCCGCAGCCGTTGCGGTTGCGGTTGTACGCCTTGAAGTGGACCGCCCCGAAGAAGCGGCCCGGCTGCTCGGCGCGTTCAACGCGCGCGTGGAGGATGGACAGCTTGCCGTTGAAGCGGACCGCGAAAGTGTTGCCGATATTAACAAACAGCTGGTCGAGGCGGGTCTGCGCGTCTACGGCATCCGCACCGTCAGCAAGTCGCTTGAAGATCAATTCCTGGAAATTACGGGGGGTGAACAAATTGTTTGA
- a CDS encoding PQQ-dependent sugar dehydrogenase — translation MKDVRRWTAAALLCCLVLSGCRIGDGSSEQSRTGQTGTEQAPPQETMDPPNQTPPDKEAAPPSSGSEDNASTAELPYAPEVAASGFEVPWELKAAPDGRLFFTERTGNLRVIENGKLVDEPVLQLDEGLYRQSEAGLLGLELDPDFAENHYIYVYQSYIDGGPPKNRVIRLVESGNKARIDKVILDGLPGYPYHDGGRIKFGPDRMLYITSGDAGEPMNAQDLNHLGGKILRISPDGSIPGDNPFPGSPVYSLGHRNPQGLAWHPETGQLYSSEHGQSAHDEVNLIAAGANYGWPLIQGDETRVKPEDESGRGVGPLKTPILHSAEDTWAPSGITFVTKGPWAGNLLVANLRGTQILRLDLSEDGSSVRSVDKLFQDELGRIRNVTETADGSIYILTSNRDGRGDPGKDDDRIIRLRPLF, via the coding sequence ATGAAAGACGTGCGACGTTGGACGGCTGCCGCTTTGCTCTGCTGCCTTGTCTTGAGCGGTTGCCGGATTGGCGATGGTTCTTCTGAACAATCTCGAACGGGACAAACTGGAACGGAACAAGCTCCACCGCAAGAAACGATGGATCCCCCGAATCAAACACCGCCGGATAAAGAAGCGGCGCCCCCTTCCTCCGGCAGCGAAGACAACGCTTCGACAGCGGAATTGCCGTATGCCCCGGAAGTTGCGGCAAGCGGCTTCGAGGTGCCGTGGGAGCTTAAAGCTGCGCCGGATGGACGTCTGTTTTTTACCGAAAGAACCGGTAATTTGCGCGTGATCGAGAACGGCAAGCTCGTGGACGAGCCCGTTCTGCAATTGGATGAAGGGCTTTATCGTCAATCGGAAGCGGGATTATTGGGGCTGGAGCTGGATCCGGATTTTGCCGAGAATCATTATATCTATGTATACCAGAGTTATATCGATGGCGGGCCGCCGAAAAACCGCGTCATCCGTCTCGTCGAGTCCGGCAACAAAGCGCGAATCGACAAGGTGATTCTGGACGGATTGCCCGGTTACCCTTACCATGACGGCGGACGGATCAAGTTCGGACCCGACCGTATGCTTTATATCACGAGCGGCGATGCGGGAGAACCTATGAACGCGCAGGATTTGAACCATCTAGGAGGAAAAATACTCCGCATTTCTCCCGACGGCTCGATTCCGGGCGACAACCCTTTCCCGGGATCCCCGGTATACAGCCTCGGCCACCGCAATCCGCAAGGATTGGCTTGGCATCCGGAAACGGGACAGCTGTACAGCTCCGAGCATGGACAGTCGGCTCACGATGAAGTGAACCTGATCGCCGCTGGCGCCAACTATGGATGGCCGCTTATTCAAGGCGACGAAACGCGGGTAAAACCGGAGGATGAAAGCGGCAGAGGCGTCGGCCCGTTGAAAACCCCGATCCTGCATAGCGCCGAGGATACGTGGGCCCCTTCCGGCATCACGTTCGTAACGAAAGGGCCTTGGGCGGGAAATTTGCTCGTCGCGAATCTTCGCGGCACGCAAATTCTCCGGCTTGATCTGTCGGAGGACGGCTCTTCGGTACGTTCCGTCGACAAGCTGTTCCAAGACGAGCTGGGCCGCATCCGCAACGTGACGGAAACGGCGGACGGCTCGATTTACATTTTGACCAGCAACCGAGACGGCCGGGGAGATCCCGGAAAGGACGATGACCGCATCATCCGGCTGAGGCCGTTGTTTTAG
- a CDS encoding Na+/H+ antiporter subunit D, with product MNNLIVFPLLIPLCTAVLLIFLNGRLALQRWISMFGVLLCAASAAVMVYQVGHRGIQTLQMGGWMAPYGIVFVADMLAALLVLTTSVVAAACLLYAFRTIGEQRERHYFYPFFHFLLAGVSGSFLTGDLFNLFVCFEVLLIASYALIVLGGTKRQLRETLKYILINIVSSTLFVAAVAYLYGVVGTLNMAHLSVRVAEAGQGGMLNVIAVLFLIVFALKAGLFLFFWLPGSYSAPPAAVSALFGALLTKVGLYAIIRVFTLIFYHDAGVAHDLIGWMAASTMILGGIGAIAFSDIYRILNYNVVISVGFIAFGIAVASRDALDGAVFYLLHDMVAKALMFMLGGMIIQAAGTSRLQEMGGMIKRYPLLGWMFFIVALALVGIPPLSGFPGKLLMVRGGLADHEYALTAIGLASSFLVLYSMMRIFIQAFFGEEKSDPQPQLPPGKGTVYSAVGLCVLIVLLGIGSEWVYSFVSQASDALVHPSVYIDAVLKE from the coding sequence ATGAATAACCTGATCGTCTTCCCGCTCCTCATTCCGCTGTGCACGGCGGTGCTGCTGATCTTCCTGAACGGCCGGCTCGCGCTGCAGCGGTGGATCAGCATGTTCGGCGTGCTGCTGTGCGCCGCTTCTGCCGCGGTGATGGTGTACCAGGTGGGGCATCGAGGAATCCAGACGCTGCAAATGGGCGGATGGATGGCGCCGTACGGCATCGTGTTCGTGGCCGACATGCTGGCGGCTCTGCTCGTGCTGACGACGTCGGTTGTCGCGGCTGCCTGTCTGCTGTATGCGTTCCGCACGATCGGGGAGCAGCGGGAGCGGCATTATTTTTATCCTTTTTTCCACTTTTTGCTGGCGGGCGTATCCGGTTCGTTCTTGACCGGCGATTTGTTCAACCTGTTCGTCTGCTTCGAGGTGCTGCTCATCGCCTCTTACGCGCTGATCGTGCTCGGCGGCACAAAGCGGCAGCTGCGCGAGACGCTGAAATATATATTGATCAATATCGTATCCTCGACCTTGTTCGTCGCGGCGGTCGCTTATTTGTACGGAGTGGTCGGCACGCTCAACATGGCGCACTTGTCCGTCCGCGTGGCGGAAGCGGGGCAGGGCGGAATGCTGAACGTTATCGCCGTGCTGTTTCTCATTGTGTTCGCCCTGAAGGCGGGGCTGTTCCTCTTCTTCTGGCTGCCCGGTTCCTACAGCGCGCCGCCGGCTGCGGTGTCGGCGCTGTTCGGCGCATTGCTCACCAAGGTGGGGCTGTACGCCATCATTCGCGTTTTTACGCTTATTTTCTACCACGATGCGGGAGTCGCACATGATTTGATCGGCTGGATGGCGGCGTCCACGATGATACTGGGAGGGATCGGGGCGATTGCTTTCTCGGATATTTACCGGATCTTGAATTATAACGTGGTGATCAGCGTCGGCTTCATCGCCTTTGGCATCGCGGTCGCTTCCCGGGATGCGCTGGATGGCGCGGTGTTTTATTTGCTGCACGATATGGTCGCCAAAGCGCTTATGTTCATGCTGGGCGGCATGATCATCCAGGCGGCCGGGACGAGCCGGCTGCAGGAGATGGGCGGCATGATCAAGCGGTACCCGCTACTGGGATGGATGTTTTTCATTGTCGCGCTGGCACTCGTCGGCATCCCGCCGCTCAGCGGCTTTCCCGGCAAACTGCTGATGGTCCGGGGCGGCCTGGCCGATCATGAATACGCATTGACCGCCATCGGCTTGGCTTCGAGCTTCCTCGTGCTGTATTCCATGATGCGGATTTTTATCCAGGCTTTTTTTGGTGAAGAAAAATCGGACCCTCAGCCTCAGTTGCCGCCCGGCAAAGGGACGGTTTACTCGGCGGTGGGGCTGTGCGTGCTTATCGTGCTGCTCGGTATCGGCTCCGAGTGGGTCTATTCGTTCGTTTCCCAGGCGTCGGACGCGCTTGTCCACCCGTCTGTGTATATTGATGCGGTACTAAAGGAGTAG
- a CDS encoding Na(+)/H(+) antiporter subunit F1: protein MLSNLLLASLILLSLAVLGCLYRLIKGPSMADRIAALDTIGVILLSMIAVICMLFQTRAYFDIILVIGILTFIGTTAFARYIERGDVIERGDDNGSR from the coding sequence ATGCTGTCGAATCTGCTGCTTGCATCGCTTATCCTGCTGTCGCTGGCTGTGCTCGGCTGTTTGTATCGGCTCATCAAAGGGCCGTCGATGGCGGACCGGATTGCGGCGCTCGACACGATCGGCGTCATTCTGCTGTCGATGATCGCGGTCATATGCATGCTGTTTCAAACGCGGGCCTACTTCGATATTATTTTGGTCATCGGGATTTTGACGTTTATCGGCACAACGGCATTTGCCAGATATATTGAAAGAGGTGATGTCATTGAACGCGGAGACGATAATGGGAGCCGGTGA